In Candidatus Eisenbacteria bacterium, a genomic segment contains:
- a CDS encoding histidine phosphatase family protein → MHPDPIHLLLARHGQTDWNRVHRLQGRTDVPLNDEGRRQAAALAGSLETERVDAARVSPLQRARQTAAAIEALRADVRFTEEPRLAEIHMGRWEGVLEADLAADPAYSAWRTDPVRANCPGGEGALDVARRVAPLLDELAALSPGTRVLLLGHQFTNAVILCLVGGIPLDAVRTQLAAPGEFRRTVLAHRGG, encoded by the coding sequence GTGCACCCCGACCCCATTCACCTGTTGCTGGCCCGCCACGGCCAGACCGACTGGAACCGCGTGCACCGTCTCCAGGGCCGCACCGACGTGCCGCTCAACGACGAGGGCCGGCGCCAGGCGGCGGCGCTGGCGGGCTCGCTGGAAACGGAGCGCGTGGACGCCGCGCGGGTGAGCCCGCTGCAGAGGGCCCGCCAGACCGCCGCCGCGATCGAGGCCCTGCGCGCCGACGTGCGCTTCACCGAGGAGCCCCGGCTGGCGGAGATCCACATGGGCCGCTGGGAAGGCGTGCTCGAGGCCGACCTGGCTGCCGATCCCGCCTACTCCGCGTGGCGCACCGACCCGGTGCGCGCCAATTGCCCCGGGGGCGAAGGGGCGCTCGACGTGGCCCGGAGAGTGGCCCCGCTGCTCGACGAGCTGGCGGCACTCTCCCCCGGCACGCGGGTGCTGCTGCTGGGGCACCAGTTCACCAATGCGGTGATCCTGTGCCTGGTGGGCGGGATCCCGCTGGACGCGGTGCGGACCCAGCTGGCCGCCCCGGGGGAATTCCGGCG